From the genome of Arvicola amphibius chromosome 9, mArvAmp1.2, whole genome shotgun sequence, one region includes:
- the Kdelr3 gene encoding ER lumen protein-retaining receptor 3, which produces MNVFRILGDLSHLLAMFLLLVKIWRSKSCAGISGKSQILFALVFTTRYLDLFSNFISVYNTVMKVVFLLCAYVTVYMIYWKFRKTFDMENDTFRLEFLLVPVIGLSFLVNYSNAPMEVLWTFSIYLESVAILPQLFMISKTGEAETITTHYLFFLGLYRALYLANWIWRYQTENFYDQISVVSGVVQTIFYCDFFYLYVTRVLKGKKLSLPMPV; this is translated from the exons ATGAACGTGTTCCGAATCCTCGGAGACCTGAGCCACCTCCTTGCCATGTTCCTGCTCCTGGTCAAGATCTGGAGGTCCAAGAGCTGCGCCG GCATCTCTGGGAAGAGCCAGATCCTGTTCGCTCTGGTTTTCACCACCAGATACCTGGACCTCTTCTCCAACTTCATTTCCGTCTACAACACAGTGATGAAG GTTGTTTTCCTCCTCTGTGCCTATGTCACTGTGTACATGATCTATTGGAAGTTCCGGAAAACATTTGACATGGAGAATGACACGTTCCGGCTGGAGTTCCTCCTGGTCCCAGTGATCGGCCTTTCCTTTCTGGTGAACTACAGTAATGCTCCAATGGAG GTCCTCTGGACCTTCTCCATCTATTTGGAGTCAGTGGCCATACTGCCGCAGCTCTTCATGATCAGCAAGACCGGAGAGGCAGAGACCATCACCACTCACTACCTGTTCTTCCTGGGACTGTATCGGGCACTCTATCTAGCCAACTGGATCTGGCGGTACCAGACAGAGAATTTCTATGATCAGATCTCCGTGGTGTCTGGAGTAGTACAAACCATCTTTTACTGTGACTTCTTCTACTTGTATGTGACCAGAG tCCTTAAAGGAAAGAAGTTAAGCCTACCAATGCCAGTTTGA